The following coding sequences are from one Pelagicoccus sp. SDUM812003 window:
- a CDS encoding energy transducer TonB — protein MSTPRFVKLAFAAMVCGGFGLVQSSSAEESQTPQPAAMVSQDAYVLETVKPDYPVSMLQRGIQGRTLLKLRVSSSGEVDAVQVVATTNKAFSEAAMKSVKHWYFEPGKADGVPISQTVLVPVDFVIEDLPSVSIASL, from the coding sequence ATGAGTACCCCAAGATTTGTTAAGTTGGCGTTTGCAGCGATGGTTTGCGGAGGATTTGGTCTGGTCCAGAGCTCGAGCGCTGAGGAAAGTCAAACGCCCCAGCCTGCAGCCATGGTTTCTCAGGACGCCTATGTGTTGGAGACGGTCAAGCCGGACTATCCTGTTTCGATGCTGCAGCGCGGCATCCAAGGCCGCACGCTTTTGAAGCTGCGCGTCTCTTCCAGTGGCGAGGTGGATGCCGTCCAAGTCGTAGCCACGACGAACAAAGCCTTTAGCGAGGCGGCCATGAAGTCGGTGAAGCACTGGTATTTCGAGCCAGGAAAAGCCGATGGAGTGCCGATCTCTCAAACCGTATTGGTCCCCGTAGACTTTGTTATCGAAGATTTGCCATCGGTATCGATAGCGTCGCTTTAG
- a CDS encoding putative Ig domain-containing protein, with product TLENGDPLPSWLSIDPTTGLLSGTPENADVGDIAVTVTATDASGATVSDIFGISVANTNDGPVATAIADQSIDRGEAFSLDVSSSFSDADPGDSLSYSATMANGDPLPEWLTIDPSTGMLSGTPAQSDSGIIEVSVTASDGTASASDTFTIDINDVVARYGDSSANTLSGDAYNDEISGGKGSDTIDGGAGDDLIYGDDSPNNSTANEGNYIINGSFEHVDGGENHSWGKKMSAVDGWTEANGKQFEMHIEGWDGMEAPTDGSYYLDMEESPGNIDISQQVNGLTDGASYTLSFDAADRVSDLGNHMEVYFGGELIATVDPQSEDSFQSYTFEVTGGMGDGSNTLRFVGYGSEDNRGILLDNVQLLDLQDDTIDAGAGNDTVFGGEGNDTIDAAEGDDTVDGGSGDDTLVLSGNRSDYQFTDNGDGTFTIVDTVADRDGTDLVSNIEYIQFADQTAAFSLAVNHAPTDIAFAQPNANQGVEAQVSNAYVSTGEGGGQASSTIDFSGANQGSGEIVIEFGRVDNSFEVQLNGQSLTGETIQLQANDYDPASEVFLRFQDGGDMSDPWSSSSSGDPRIKMVITEQGVEVWGLRTSSSTTYEQMELDEGAFAAPSINLGSNELTIINPDSVGADGLNATISGTYDTSPLVAIGLDESGNTTATLPENIAGAEIATLSSADPDAGDSGSYSIDSDPSGLFEIVGNTLKLKEGSSLDFENQSSHRVSIKVTDTNGATYTESITVRASDVDENASSSPADPDVTYVGTWETETITTGSGNDHITTGGGNDTVNAGDGNNTVIGSSASETITTGSGDDYIETNGGDDIVNAGDGNNTVVGTYGNETITTGAGDDTITASWGTDVINSGDGNDTIYAAAEEVDTIDAGAGDDTIIISEGYSFGSIDGGIGEDTLLLDGADKWIDFTNIGPANQLSNIERIDIHGSGSNHLKLSAEDVLDMTDGDNRLFVDGDGDDTVDLDPSFQSQGTENVDGTDYTHYYDATTDTHLYINNDITDQSPF from the coding sequence AACGACGGCCCCGTCGCAACCGCCATCGCCGACCAGTCCATCGATCGCGGCGAGGCATTCTCACTCGACGTCTCTTCAAGCTTTAGCGACGCCGACCCTGGCGACTCCTTGAGCTACAGCGCCACCATGGCAAATGGCGACCCGCTGCCAGAATGGCTGACCATCGATCCCTCGACTGGCATGCTCTCAGGCACCCCTGCTCAAAGCGACAGTGGCATCATCGAGGTGAGCGTCACTGCTTCCGACGGAACCGCTTCAGCGAGCGACACCTTTACTATCGATATAAACGATGTCGTAGCGCGCTACGGTGACAGTTCGGCCAACACCTTGAGCGGCGACGCCTACAACGATGAGATCTCTGGCGGCAAGGGCTCCGACACCATCGACGGAGGAGCAGGAGACGATCTCATCTACGGCGACGATTCGCCAAACAACTCAACGGCCAACGAAGGGAACTACATCATAAACGGCTCGTTCGAACACGTGGATGGCGGCGAGAACCACTCGTGGGGCAAAAAAATGAGCGCCGTCGATGGCTGGACTGAGGCAAACGGGAAACAGTTCGAAATGCACATCGAAGGATGGGACGGCATGGAAGCACCCACCGATGGCTCCTACTACCTCGATATGGAGGAATCCCCAGGAAATATCGACATCAGCCAGCAAGTGAATGGCTTGACCGATGGAGCGAGCTACACCCTCTCCTTCGACGCTGCAGACCGAGTCAGCGACCTCGGGAACCACATGGAAGTCTACTTTGGCGGAGAGCTCATCGCCACCGTCGATCCACAAAGCGAGGACTCCTTCCAGTCCTACACATTCGAAGTCACCGGAGGGATGGGCGATGGTTCGAACACACTACGCTTCGTGGGCTACGGTTCCGAAGATAATCGCGGCATCCTGCTCGACAACGTGCAGCTGCTGGACCTCCAAGACGACACCATCGACGCCGGAGCTGGCAACGACACCGTTTTCGGAGGTGAAGGGAACGATACCATCGATGCCGCCGAAGGTGACGATACCGTAGATGGCGGCTCAGGTGACGACACCTTGGTCCTCTCCGGAAATCGCTCCGACTACCAGTTCACCGACAATGGCGATGGCACCTTCACCATCGTAGATACCGTAGCCGATCGCGACGGAACGGACCTTGTATCCAACATCGAATACATACAATTCGCAGACCAAACTGCAGCTTTCAGCTTAGCGGTTAATCACGCCCCGACCGACATCGCATTCGCTCAGCCAAACGCGAACCAAGGAGTGGAAGCTCAAGTCAGCAACGCATACGTCTCCACCGGAGAGGGCGGCGGACAGGCCAGCTCTACAATCGACTTCTCTGGAGCAAACCAAGGCAGCGGCGAGATCGTCATCGAGTTCGGCCGCGTGGACAACTCTTTCGAGGTCCAGCTGAATGGACAGTCCCTCACTGGAGAAACAATTCAGCTGCAGGCCAACGACTACGATCCAGCGAGTGAAGTCTTCCTCAGATTCCAGGATGGAGGAGACATGTCAGACCCATGGAGCAGCAGCTCAAGCGGAGACCCCCGTATCAAGATGGTCATTACGGAGCAAGGAGTCGAAGTCTGGGGACTGAGAACCTCATCATCCACGACCTACGAACAGATGGAACTCGACGAGGGAGCCTTCGCTGCCCCGAGTATCAATCTCGGTAGCAACGAGCTTACGATCATCAATCCCGACAGCGTCGGGGCAGATGGTCTAAATGCCACCATCAGCGGCACCTATGACACCAGCCCCTTGGTAGCTATTGGGCTCGACGAGTCCGGAAACACCACCGCGACCCTGCCGGAAAACATCGCCGGAGCAGAGATCGCTACCCTCTCCTCCGCCGATCCAGACGCTGGCGATTCCGGGAGCTACAGCATCGATAGCGACCCCTCCGGTCTATTCGAAATCGTGGGAAACACCTTGAAGCTGAAAGAGGGCTCCTCGCTCGACTTCGAAAACCAAAGTTCGCATCGCGTCAGTATCAAAGTCACCGATACAAATGGCGCCACCTATACCGAAAGCATCACCGTTCGCGCTTCGGATGTAGACGAAAACGCTTCCAGCTCCCCAGCGGATCCTGACGTCACCTACGTCGGCACCTGGGAAACCGAAACCATCACCACCGGCTCAGGAAACGATCACATCACTACAGGTGGCGGCAATGACACCGTAAACGCTGGCGACGGAAACAATACCGTCATCGGATCAAGCGCCTCCGAAACCATCACCACCGGATCGGGCGACGACTATATCGAAACCAACGGAGGAGACGATATCGTAAACGCAGGCGACGGGAACAACACCGTTGTAGGTACCTATGGAAATGAGACCATCACCACCGGAGCGGGCGACGATACCATCACCGCCAGTTGGGGCACAGACGTCATCAACTCGGGCGATGGAAACGACACCATCTACGCCGCAGCGGAGGAAGTAGATACCATCGATGCAGGGGCGGGTGACGATACAATCATCATTTCTGAAGGCTATTCCTTCGGCTCCATCGATGGCGGCATCGGAGAAGACACTCTCCTGCTGGATGGCGCCGACAAATGGATCGATTTCACCAATATCGGACCGGCCAATCAACTCTCCAACATCGAGCGCATCGACATCCATGGCAGCGGTTCAAACCACCTCAAGCTCAGCGCCGAAGACGTGCTCGACATGACTGATGGCGACAACCGCCTCTTCGTAGATGGCGATGGCGACGATACCGTGGATCTCGATCCGTCCTTTCAGAGCCAAGGCACTGAAAACGTCGACGGCACCGACTACACCCACTACTACGACGCCACCACCGACACCCATCTCTACATCAACAACGATATCACCGACCAATCGCCGTTCTAG